The DNA sequence CGGCTATATTATCTAATTCTTCTTCCATTTTGGCGGTAAATTTTATATCAACTATTTCTGGGAAGTGTTTTATTAATATTTCATTTACCACAATTCCAATTTCAGTTGGTTTAAGCTTTCTATTCTCGTCTTTTTCAATATAATTCCTTTCCTGGATTGTTGAAATAATAGGAGCATAGGTTGAGGGGCGGCCAATTCCATATTTTTCTAGGATTTTAACAAGCATTGCTTCCGAATATCTTGCTGGAGGCTTTGTGAAATGTTGGGACGGGATTAGTTTTAAAAGATTTAAAAATTCATTTTCTTCTAAATCCGGAAGTGTTTTTTCTTTTAAATTAATCGGATATACCTTAAAGAATCCGTCGAATTTTATAATTTGGCCCCTTGCTTCAAAAATATATTTGTAAGGTTTTTTTTCTTTTATGGTTTCTATTTCTATTAACGTAAAATCGATAGTTGCTGTTGCCATTTGCGTTGCAATAAATCTTCTCCAAATTAAATCATATAATTTTTTCTCTTCTTTTTTAAATTTTTCTCCCAAATCATTTGGAGACTTTTCTGGCATTGTTGGCCTTATTGCTTCGTGAGCTTCTTGTGCTCCTTTTGATCTCGTTTTGTATTCTCTTTGATATCCTGCCCAATATTTTTTTCCATACTTTTCTTCGATAACTTTTTTTGCTTCAAAAAGACTTTGTTTTGATAGATTAAAAGAATCTGTTCTATGGTAAGTTATAATACCTTTTTCATAAAGAGCTTGGGCTGCTCTCATTGTAAATTTTGCAGAGTAACGAAGTTTTATTCCTGCTTCTTGCTGGAGAAGAGAAGTTGTAAATGGAGGAAGAGGATTTTGCTTTCTTTCCTCTCTTTTTATATCTTTTATTTTGTATTCTGCGTCCTTTAAATCTTTTGTAATTTTATCTGCTTCCCCTTTTGAATTTATTTCGAACCTTGGGATAATCTTTCCATCTTTTTTCTGAAGTGTTGCCTCAAAATCATCTTTCTCTTCTTTTTTCGATTTTAATAAAGCTTTTATCTCCCAATATTCCTGAGGATTGAATTTTTTAATCTCATTTTCTCTTTCGCAGATTAATTTTACGGCAACCGATTGAACTCTTCCTGCAGAGAGTCCTCTTTTTACTTTTCTCCATAAAAATGGAGACAAATTATATCCAACCAATCTATCTAAGACTCTTCGTGATTGTTGAGCGTCAACTAAATCCATATTGATTTCCCGGGGATTTTTTAATGCATTTTCAATCGCAGATTTTGTTATTTCATGGAAAACAATTCTTTCATATTTTTTTAATTCATTGTCTTTTAAAGCCTTTATAATATGCCAGGAAATTGCTTCTCCTTCCCTATCTTCGTCTGTTGCTAGGATTATTTTATTAGCTTCTTTTATGTTCTTTTTAAGTTCAGAAAGATTTTTCCTTGCTTTTGTAGGAATTATATATTTTGGTTCGAAGTTTTTTTCAATATCGACTCCAAGAGTGCTTTTTGGAAGATCTCTTATGTGTCCATAGGAAGAACAGACAACAAAGTTATCTTTAAGAAATTTTTGGATTGTGTTCGCTTTAGTGGGGGACTCAACAATAATTAAATCCATATTATTTGCTATTTATATAATATTTTTCACCAGTTTTTCCAATTTTCTTTTCAATTTCAAGTAAAATTAAAGTGGAGTTTACAACACTTGTGTCAATTTTAGTCTTTTTTATTATTTCATCAATAGAACAAGGATTAACTTTAAGTAAGTCTAAAATTAAGTTTTCTTCTTCCGTGTCTCCTTTTATTTCTTTTTCAATTTCTAATCCTTTTTCTATATTAAATACAGAAAGTATATCTTCTGAAGAAGTTACGGGGTGTGCCCCTTGTTTTATAAGATTATTACAACCTTTTGAGGTTTTTGAATATATTGGACCGGGCACCGCAAAGACCTCTCTATTTTCTTCAAGTGCTAAATTTGCTGTGATTAAAGCCCCGCTTTTTTCTTTTGCTTCAATTACTAAAGTGCCCATAGTTATTCCTGCAATAATTCTGTTTCTTTGGGGGAAATTATAACTTAAGGGGGGTGTTTGAAGCGGAAATTCTGAAATTATGGCTCCATTTTTTTCTATTTCTTTTGCTAAGTTTTTATTTTCTGGCGGGAAGACAATATCAAGCCCTGTTCCTACAATTGCAATGGTTCTTTTTCCTCTTTCGAGTGCTTCTTTGTGTGGCAATGTATCAATGCCGCGTGCCATTCCAGAGACAACTGTAAAATTATAATTTACAATATCGCTGATGATTTCTGGTACTATCATTTTGCCATAATCAGAAGGCCACCTTGTCCCTATACAGGAAAAATATTTTTCTTCAGGTAGTAATTCGCCTTTAACATAAAGCAAGACTGGCGGTTTTGAAATTTCAGCAAGAAGTTCAGGATATTCATTTTCATCTTTTGTTATTATTTTTATATCCTCTCTTTCAAGTTTTTGCCATTCCTTTTCAATATTGGTTTTCCCCCGTATTCTTAAAAAATTTAAAATTGTGTTTTGTTTAAACCCAAGCTTTGTTAAATTTTCTTCATTTATATTATAAGCGGTCTCTGGTAAAGGAAATTTTTCAAGAATTTTAAGAACTCCTAAAGTATTAGGCGATAGAGCAATGTTTAACGCATTAAGAATTTTTTTTTGTTTAACCTCCATACGATATTCACTCCATAATAATTATTTTTTAAACAAATAGCAAGCGAAACAAAAGAGGCCCTATTCAAAATAGGGCCCCGCCTTATGTACTTGTCTGGGCTTGCCGTTTTCTTATCTTATTTTTTTTATCCTCCTTTCAGTCTTTGGGCTAAGCGAGAAATTACTTTTTGTTAAGCGTTTTTCTCTTCGTAAGACCATTGAAGAATCATTATTTTGCTTTTCTTTTGAAGAATGTAAAGATTCTTCAAAAGATTTCAATGCCTCTTTCCACCATAAATTCATTATGA is a window from the Candidatus Paceibacterota bacterium genome containing:
- the dprA gene encoding DNA-processing protein DprA → MEVKQKKILNALNIALSPNTLGVLKILEKFPLPETAYNINEENLTKLGFKQNTILNFLRIRGKTNIEKEWQKLEREDIKIITKDENEYPELLAEISKPPVLLYVKGELLPEEKYFSCIGTRWPSDYGKMIVPEIISDIVNYNFTVVSGMARGIDTLPHKEALERGKRTIAIVGTGLDIVFPPENKNLAKEIEKNGAIISEFPLQTPPLSYNFPQRNRIIAGITMGTLVIEAKEKSGALITANLALEENREVFAVPGPIYSKTSKGCNNLIKQGAHPVTSSEDILSVFNIEKGLEIEKEIKGDTEEENLILDLLKVNPCSIDEIIKKTKIDTSVVNSTLILLEIEKKIGKTGEKYYINSK
- the topA gene encoding type I DNA topoisomerase: MDLIIVESPTKANTIQKFLKDNFVVCSSYGHIRDLPKSTLGVDIEKNFEPKYIIPTKARKNLSELKKNIKEANKIILATDEDREGEAISWHIIKALKDNELKKYERIVFHEITKSAIENALKNPREINMDLVDAQQSRRVLDRLVGYNLSPFLWRKVKRGLSAGRVQSVAVKLICERENEIKKFNPQEYWEIKALLKSKKEEKDDFEATLQKKDGKIIPRFEINSKGEADKITKDLKDAEYKIKDIKREERKQNPLPPFTTSLLQQEAGIKLRYSAKFTMRAAQALYEKGIITYHRTDSFNLSKQSLFEAKKVIEEKYGKKYWAGYQREYKTRSKGAQEAHEAIRPTMPEKSPNDLGEKFKKEEKKLYDLIWRRFIATQMATATIDFTLIEIETIKEKKPYKYIFEARGQIIKFDGFFKVYPINLKEKTLPDLEENEFLNLLKLIPSQHFTKPPARYSEAMLVKILEKYGIGRPSTYAPIISTIQERNYIEKDENRKLKPTEIGIVVNEILIKHFPEIVDIKFTAKMEEELDNIAEGKIRWQKPLEEFYPPFEKHLEKKEEEVKKKDLTKKTKEKCPECGAPLLLRWGKFGKFYSCSKFPDCKYSKPYFEEINIECPKCKKGKIRELRTKKGRRFFGCSEYPKCDFMSWQRPKK